One Bos taurus isolate L1 Dominette 01449 registration number 42190680 breed Hereford chromosome 25, ARS-UCD2.0, whole genome shotgun sequence genomic window carries:
- the EPO gene encoding erythropoietin precursor: MGARDCTPLLMLSFLLFPLGFPVLGAPARLICDSRVLERYILEAREAENATMGCAEGCSFNENITVPDTKVNFYAWKRMEVQQQALEVWQGLALLSEAILRGQALLANASQPCEALRLHVDKAVSGLRSLTSLLRALGAQKEAISLPDATPSAAPLRAFTVDALSKLFRIYSNFLRGKLTLYTGEACRRGDR, from the exons ATGGGGGCGCGCG ACTGTACTCCGCTGCTGATGCTGTCCTTTCTGCTgtttcctttgggcttcccagtcCTGGGCGCCCCCGCACGCCTCATCTGTGACAGCCGAGTCCTGGAGAGGTACATCCTGGAGGCCAGGGAGGCCGAAAATGCCACG ATGGGCTGTGCAGAAGGCTGCAGCTTCAATGAGAATATCACTGTGCCAGACACCAAGGTTAACTTCTATGCCTGGAAGAGGATGGAG GTCCAGCAGCAGGCTCTGGAAGTCTGGCAGGGCCTGGCCCTGCTCTCAGAAGCTATCCTGCGGGGCCAGGCCCTATTGGCCAACGCGTCCCAGCCATGCGAGGCCCTGCGGCTGCACGTGGACAAAGCTGTCAGCGGCCTCCGCAGTCTCACCTCCCTGCTTCGGGCGCTGGGAGCCCAG AAAGAAGCCATCTCCCTTCCAGATGCAACCCCCTCCGCAGCCCCACTCCGAGCATTCACTGTTGATGCTTTGTCCAAGCTTTTCCGAATCTACTCCAATTTCCTGCGGGGAAAGCTGACTCTGTACACAGGGGAGGCCTGCAGGAGAGGGGACAGGTGA